In Morganella morganii, the following are encoded in one genomic region:
- the metR gene encoding HTH-type transcriptional regulator MetR has product MIEIKHLKTIQALNQSGSLAGAAGALHQTQSALSHQFSELEHRLGYRIFIRKTQPLQFTPQGQVLLQLAEQVLPLVKDAIRECNEPGLTALRVAIECHSCIQWLTPALAHFRESWPQINVDFTSGVSFDPQPELLKRELDVVLTSDIDEQHNGKLTYTPLFDYEVKLVVAPDHPLARRLHIQPQDLTAETLLIYPVQRQRFDIWRRFLQPAGVSPQIKTVDNTLLMIQMVAARMGIAALPHWAVENFERQGMVVTKTLGEGLWSRLYAANRSGEQRQPAVESFIRATRQHAVDNLPFVKTASVSIPGAPTGMPQSGLRQC; this is encoded by the coding sequence ATGATAGAAATAAAACATTTAAAAACGATTCAGGCACTGAATCAGTCAGGGTCGCTCGCGGGAGCAGCAGGTGCGTTGCATCAGACACAATCCGCCCTTTCCCATCAGTTCAGTGAACTGGAGCACCGGCTCGGCTACCGGATTTTTATCCGCAAAACCCAGCCGCTGCAATTCACCCCGCAGGGACAGGTACTGTTACAGCTGGCGGAGCAGGTACTGCCGCTGGTGAAAGATGCCATCCGTGAATGCAATGAGCCGGGACTGACCGCGCTGCGCGTGGCGATTGAGTGCCACAGCTGCATTCAGTGGCTTACCCCCGCACTGGCGCATTTCCGCGAAAGCTGGCCGCAGATTAATGTCGATTTCACTTCCGGGGTCAGTTTTGATCCGCAGCCGGAACTGCTGAAACGCGAACTCGATGTGGTGCTGACATCCGATATTGATGAGCAGCACAACGGGAAGCTGACATACACGCCGCTGTTTGATTATGAGGTGAAACTGGTGGTGGCACCGGATCATCCGCTGGCCCGCCGTCTGCATATCCAGCCGCAGGATCTGACCGCAGAAACCCTGCTGATTTATCCGGTACAGCGTCAGCGCTTTGATATCTGGCGGCGTTTCCTGCAACCGGCCGGTGTTTCCCCTCAGATAAAAACCGTGGATAACACCCTGCTGATGATCCAGATGGTCGCCGCCCGCATGGGGATCGCCGCACTGCCGCACTGGGCGGTGGAGAATTTTGAAAGACAGGGAATGGTGGTGACCAAAACCTTAGGTGAAGGATTGTGGAGCCGGCTGTATGCCGCAAACCGCAGCGGGGAACAGCGCCAGCCGGCTGTTGAGTCGTTTATTCGCGCGACGCGTCAGCACGCGGTGGACAATCTGCCTTTTGTAAAGACGGCTTCAGTATCCATACCCGGTGCACCCACAGGGATGCCACAATCAGGGTTGCGCCAATGCTGA
- the metE gene encoding 5-methyltetrahydropteroyltriglutamate--homocysteine S-methyltransferase, with protein MTTHNHTLGFPRIGLKRELKKALEGYWAGQISQDELRDNGRELRRRHWQLQKEAGVELLPVGDFAWYDHVLGTSLLFGNVPPRHAGADGKIDLDTLFRIARGRAPSGEPAAAAEMTKWFNANYHYIVPEFQRGQTFTVSWPQLFDEVDEALEQGFAVKPVLLGPVTYLWLGKVKGAQFDRLSLLPSLSEAYKNVLEKLAQRGIEWIQIDEPALVLDLPPEWQDAYRTAYDALQGHAKLLLTTYFDGVSHHLPLIRELPVQGLHVDFVAGSDDIQAIHDALPADWLLSAGLINGRNVWRADLRQKYDVIAPLAGKRDLWIGTSCSLLHSPIDLRDETKLDEEVKSWFAFAQQKCEELALLTRAVNSGSADDIAALAEYSAPITRRRDSSRVHNAAVAARLAAVTARDSERAAPYAERAEEQRRRFNLPLWPTTTIGSFPQTTEIRGLRLNFKKGNIDKAFYRTNISEHIKQAINEQERLGLDVLVHGEAERNDMVEYFGEHLDGYVFTQNGWVQSYGSRCVKPPVIIGDISRPEPITVDWATYAQSLTSKPVKGMLTGPVTILCWSFPREDVSRETIAKQIALALRDEVDDLQKAGIGIIQIDEPALREGLPLRRAEWAEYLTWAVDAFRLNAAVADNDTQIHTHMCYCEFNDIMDSIAALDADVITIETSRSDMELLEAFEDFDYPNEIGPGVYDIHSPNVPEVEWIEALLRKAADKIAVERLWVNPDCGLKTRGWDETRKALANMVEAARRLRENPLTSR; from the coding sequence ATGACGACACATAATCACACTCTGGGTTTTCCGCGCATCGGTCTGAAAAGAGAACTGAAAAAAGCGCTTGAAGGTTACTGGGCAGGACAGATTTCACAGGATGAACTGCGCGATAACGGCCGTGAATTACGCCGCCGTCACTGGCAGCTGCAAAAAGAGGCCGGGGTTGAATTATTACCGGTCGGGGATTTCGCCTGGTACGATCATGTTCTCGGCACCAGCCTGCTGTTCGGTAATGTGCCACCACGCCATGCCGGTGCCGACGGGAAAATTGACCTCGATACCCTGTTCCGTATTGCCCGCGGCCGTGCACCTTCCGGTGAACCGGCGGCTGCGGCGGAAATGACCAAATGGTTTAATGCCAACTATCACTACATTGTGCCGGAGTTTCAGCGCGGGCAAACCTTCACCGTGAGCTGGCCGCAGCTGTTTGACGAGGTGGATGAGGCGCTGGAGCAGGGCTTTGCGGTTAAACCAGTGCTGCTCGGCCCGGTAACCTATCTGTGGCTCGGCAAAGTGAAAGGGGCTCAGTTTGACCGCTTATCATTACTGCCGTCACTGTCAGAAGCCTATAAAAACGTGCTGGAAAAGCTGGCGCAGCGCGGTATTGAGTGGATTCAGATTGATGAACCGGCTCTGGTGCTGGATCTGCCGCCGGAGTGGCAGGATGCTTACCGTACGGCATATGATGCTTTGCAGGGACATGCAAAACTGCTGCTGACCACTTATTTTGACGGAGTAAGCCATCACTTACCGCTGATCCGTGAGTTACCGGTGCAGGGGCTGCACGTCGATTTTGTCGCGGGCAGTGATGATATTCAGGCCATCCACGACGCATTACCGGCCGACTGGCTGCTCTCTGCCGGCCTGATTAACGGGCGCAACGTCTGGCGTGCCGATCTGCGGCAGAAATATGATGTAATCGCCCCGCTGGCCGGAAAACGTGACCTGTGGATCGGGACATCCTGCTCATTGCTTCACAGCCCGATTGACCTGCGTGATGAAACCAAACTGGATGAAGAAGTCAAAAGCTGGTTTGCCTTCGCACAGCAGAAATGTGAGGAACTGGCATTGCTGACCCGCGCGGTCAATAGCGGCTCGGCAGATGATATCGCCGCGCTGGCGGAATACAGTGCCCCGATTACCCGCCGCCGTGATTCTTCCCGTGTTCACAATGCTGCGGTGGCTGCCCGGCTGGCGGCGGTAACCGCCCGCGACAGCGAACGCGCCGCGCCGTATGCCGAACGCGCAGAGGAACAGCGCCGCCGTTTTAACCTGCCGCTGTGGCCGACCACCACAATCGGATCTTTCCCACAAACCACGGAAATCCGCGGGCTGCGTCTGAACTTCAAAAAAGGGAATATCGATAAAGCGTTCTACCGCACTAATATCTCTGAACATATTAAGCAGGCGATTAATGAGCAGGAACGGCTCGGACTGGATGTGCTGGTTCACGGCGAAGCGGAACGTAATGACATGGTGGAGTATTTCGGCGAGCATCTCGACGGCTATGTCTTTACGCAGAACGGCTGGGTGCAGAGCTACGGCTCGCGCTGTGTGAAACCGCCGGTGATTATCGGTGATATCAGCCGTCCGGAACCGATCACCGTTGACTGGGCGACCTACGCGCAATCCCTCACCAGCAAGCCGGTGAAAGGCATGCTGACCGGGCCGGTAACCATTCTCTGCTGGTCATTCCCGCGTGAAGATGTCAGCCGTGAAACCATTGCCAAACAGATCGCTCTGGCGCTGCGTGATGAAGTGGACGATTTGCAGAAAGCCGGGATCGGTATTATCCAGATAGATGAACCGGCACTGCGCGAAGGGCTGCCGCTGCGCCGGGCAGAATGGGCGGAGTATCTCACCTGGGCGGTAGATGCCTTCCGGCTGAATGCGGCGGTCGCGGATAATGACACCCAGATCCACACCCATATGTGTTACTGCGAATTCAATGACATCATGGATTCTATTGCGGCACTGGATGCGGATGTGATCACCATTGAAACATCACGCTCGGATATGGAACTGCTGGAAGCATTTGAAGATTTCGATTATCCGAATGAAATCGGGCCGGGTGTTTATGATATTCACTCGCCGAATGTGCCGGAAGTGGAGTGGATTGAAGCCCTGCTGCGCAAAGCGGCGGATAAGATTGCGGTGGAGCGTCTGTGGGTTAACCCGGACTGCGGCCTGAAAACACGCGGCTGGGATGAAACCCGCAAAGCCCTGGCGAACATGGTGGAAGCGGCG
- a CDS encoding carboxylate/amino acid/amine transporter: protein MPLLIITTILWAASFSLIGEYLAGQVDSWFSVLVRVSLAALVFLPFLRWRGIAPKVILMYMAVGACQLGIMYLFVFHAYNYLTVAEFLLFTVLTPLYVTLIYDLLERRGLRWGYVFSSLLAVIGAAVIRYDHLSDSFWTGLILVQLANIFFAIGQVGYKRLMEVHPLVQRTAFSWFYLGACVVALAGWLLFGNFAKIPSTQLQWGVLLWLGIGASGIGYFMWNYGATQVDAGTLAIMNNMMVPAGLLVNFAIWQQHPNWLTFSIGATLIVASLWVHRVWILKPSLQKADCPPRADASRE, encoded by the coding sequence ATGCCGTTACTGATTATTACCACAATTCTGTGGGCCGCATCGTTCAGCCTGATTGGCGAGTATCTCGCCGGTCAGGTGGACAGCTGGTTCTCTGTGTTAGTCCGTGTGTCGCTGGCGGCACTGGTTTTTCTGCCGTTTCTGCGCTGGCGCGGGATCGCCCCGAAAGTCATTCTGATGTATATGGCGGTGGGCGCCTGTCAGCTCGGCATTATGTATCTCTTTGTTTTCCATGCCTACAATTACCTGACTGTCGCGGAATTCCTGCTGTTTACCGTGCTGACCCCCCTGTATGTGACACTGATTTATGACCTGCTGGAGCGGCGTGGTCTGCGCTGGGGTTATGTGTTCAGTTCGCTGCTGGCGGTGATTGGTGCGGCGGTGATCCGCTATGATCATCTCAGTGATTCTTTCTGGACGGGGCTGATTCTGGTACAGCTGGCGAATATCTTCTTTGCTATCGGTCAGGTCGGTTACAAGCGGCTGATGGAAGTGCATCCGCTGGTGCAGCGCACGGCGTTTTCCTGGTTCTACCTCGGTGCCTGTGTGGTGGCGCTGGCGGGCTGGCTGCTGTTCGGTAATTTCGCCAAAATACCGTCCACGCAGTTACAGTGGGGTGTCCTGCTGTGGCTGGGAATAGGTGCTTCCGGAATCGGCTACTTTATGTGGAACTACGGCGCCACACAGGTGGACGCCGGAACACTCGCGATCATGAACAACATGATGGTTCCGGCGGGATTACTGGTGAACTTTGCCATCTGGCAGCAGCATCCAAACTGGCTCACGTTCAGCATTGGCGCAACCCTGATTGTGGCATCCCTGTGGGTGCACCGGGTATGGATACTGAAGCCGTCTTTACAAAAGGCAGATTGTCCACCGCGTGCTGACGCGTCGCGCGAATAA